The following nucleotide sequence is from Ahniella affigens.
ATTCTGGGCGCCTTTTTCGCGCAGGATGCGGGTCAACTTACGAGTATCCAGATCCGCAATCGCCGGCACGCCCTGCTCGCGCAGATAGTCCCCGAGGCTTTGGGTGGCGCGCCATTGGCGGGCGCCCTGGGTCGCGGCGCGGACAATGAGTCCGGCGGCGTGAATCCGATTCCCTTCGGCCTCACTGTCGACCGGGTTGATACCCGTGTTGCCGATATGGGGGTAAGTCAGCGTAACGAGCTGCTGGCTGTAACTCGGATCAGTCAGGATCTCTTGATAGCCGGTCATCGCCGTGTTGAAGACCACTTCGCCAACCCGCTCGGTTTCTGCACCAAACGACTGACCTCGAAACACCGTACCGTCGGCCAGAGCCAGCAGCGCGGGCACGCGCTTCGGAAAAATCGTAGGCATGTTCGATCCTTGTCCAGTTGACCCGGACAAGTCCATTTGGTTGGGAGCTCAGCGATTTTAGCGCTCTTGGGGCAATTGCCGCAATGCAATAGCGCATCTGGCCATAACGGATCGAACGTGCATTCTGGGCTCCTGGCTGCCGCCCCAAGCTGGCCGTAACGGGCAGCCGCAGCGCGCCAGGCATTACACTGCGCCGTTCTTCAACCTGGAAACACCATGCCGCAACCGTTTCAGCCACCTGAAGCGCGCCTGACCGAATCCGAGGCCCCCAAGCGACGCTGGATTCAGCTGGGGATCGGTTTCGGATTACCGATCCTCCTCATGGCGGCCATCGTGGTAGCGTCTTTCATCAGCTTCCAAGTGACCTACCCAAAAGAAATTCCGTTGTTTCTGCCGGAGATCTGGTTGTTCTGGTTCTTGGGCTTGCCACCGCTCGTCAACCTTTGCCTGATCGGGTATTTCGCTTTTCGGCGCCAGCGCGATTTAGCGATCGGTGCCGCGTTTAGCAGTGGCGCCTTGCTGCTTTTTGAAATTCTCTTGATGCTTCGGCTTTCTGGCCTGCTCAGTGCGGGCGGCTCGTAATCGCAATCGCGTCGGGCTCTGATCGCGTCAACCAACCATCGCCACCGCGGCGCAGGCCCGATAAGCTCCTAGTCCCAACCCGTTGCCAGCCACCATGACCGACCCCTACGAGCCGCCTCAGGCCGACGTCAATGACACCGGCAAGCCACCGTTCTCAGTCCCGAAGTTTCTGCTGGGGCTGGTCATTCCGTTCGTGCTGCTCGGCATCAGTTACGTCGCCTTCGCGGTCATCATCGCCATGATGTACGACAAGGTCGGCAGCGGGGTCGGCGATGCGCTCGCCATTATCGCGCTGGCCACACCGCCGCTGCTCTTGGTGGCACTCGAGATCTATTTCATCGTCAAGAAGTACCGAGAGCTGGCCTTGGGCGTCGCGTTTTCCGTCGGCACCATCTTGCTGCTGGTCGCGGCCTGCTTCGGGCTGGTCTTTGTCGGCTCGACGTTCTAACCAGCGCTACCCGTGCCAGGCCGCATCAAAGATGGCGCGCGTGGCGGACACATCCAGCGGGATCGGATTGCCTCCCGCCGACGGGTCTTGCACGGCCATTTCGGCAACCTGTGCCGCCGCTGTTGCATCGAGTCCCAAGTCGCGCAGCGTATGCGGCACGCCAACGGTTTCACGTAGCGTCAGGACAAACTTCAGAAAGCCATCGAAACTGGCCTCGGCAAGTTCCAGGTATGCCGCCAAGCGCGCGATCCGCGGCGCAATGGCATCGCGATTGAACTGCAGCACATAGGGCATCAACGTGGCATTCGTCATCCCGTGATGCGTATCGAATAGTGCACCGATCGGATGCGCGAGGGCATGCATGCCGCCGAGACCCTTCTGGAATGCCGTAGCACCCATCGCCGCAGCGGCCATCATGAACGCGCGCGCTTCAAGATCCTGCGGGTCCTTCATGACCCGTGGCAGCGCCTGGGCCACCAGTCGCATGCCTTCGACCGCGATGCCATCGGCCATCGGATGAAACCCGGGTGCGCAGTACGCTTCCAAACAATGTGATAGCGCATCCATGCCCGTCCCGGCGGTGATCTTTGGCGGCATCCCCACGGTCAGCTCCGGGTCGCAGATCACGACCTTCGGCATCATCTTCGGGTGAAAGATGATCTTCTTGGTGTGTGTCGCCTCGTCCGTCAACACGCCTGCCCGGCCAACTTCGGAGCCAGTGCCCGCGGTGGTCGGCACGGCAATGACGGGCGCAATGCCGTCTGGATTCGCGCGCGTCCACCAGTCACCAATGTCTTCGTAGTCCCATACCGGCCGCGTCTGACCACTCATGAACGCAATCAGCTTGCCCATGTCGAGGCCACTACCACCGCCAAACGCGACCACACCATCGTGCCCACCCTGGCGATAGGCAGCTAGTCCAGCCTCCAAGTTGGCGCCGATTGGATTCGGTTTCAAATCGGCGAACAGTGCCGCCGGCATGCCGGCATCCTGCAGCGACTGCAGGGCCGCAAGCGTCATCGGGGCGCGAGCAAGGCCCGCATCAGTGACCAACAAGGGTTGCTTGATGCCATGAATGCGGCACTGCTCGGCGAGCTCTTTGATGCGGCCCGCGCCAAAGCGCACTGCCGTGGGGTAGTTCCAGTTCGAAGTCGGGCTCATGGCGGTCTCGTCAGAAGGCAATTCGGTGCAGCAGGCAAACAGGTTCGGGGCACATCACACGCGATGGCGCAAATGAAACGACTTCGGCCGGGTCAGGTGTTCATAGCCAATCCGCGACAAGGTCGCGCCATGGCCCGTATCCTTGACGCCCGTCCAAGCCAGCGCCGGATCCAGATAGTCGCAACGGTTCATGAACACCGTTCCCGTCTCAATCAGATCGCCAATCCGCTCGGCCCGCTCCAGATCAGACGTCCAGATCGATGCCGTCAAGCCATAGTCGCTGTCGTTCATCAACCGCACCGCCTCATCGTCATCCGTCACGGACATGATGCCGACAACCGGCCCGAAGTTCTCCTCGCGCATCAGCGACATCTCGTGATTGACCGCGATGCACACCTGCGGCGCGAGATATGCACTGCCCACAACGTCGGCGGCAAACCGTTTCGGATCAATCAGTGCCCGCGCGCCTTGCGCGATCGCCTGCTTGACTTCGTCGCGCACAAAGTTTGCCGCGCGTGCATGCACCATTGGCCCAAGCGTGGTTGCCTGATCCAACGGCGAGCCGAGTACATAGTCGTAGGTCATGGCCTCGAACCGCTCAACAAACTGCTGATAAAGCGGTGCTGCGACGTAGATTCGCTCAATCCCGCAGCAACTCTGGCCCGAATTGAAAAAGCTCCCGTCAACCAGATTGGCGACGGCATACTCGAGATCGGCATCCGCACACACGTACGCTGGGTCTTTGCCGCCAAGTTCCAGGCCCACGCCCAGAAACTGTTCCGCAGCCAATTGTGCGATGGTGCGACCACCTGCGACCGACCCCGTGAAGTTGACCTGGTGCACTTGGCCGGATCGAACAATGGCTGCCGCCTGATCGTGATCGACGAGCAGGTTCCGGAACAGGCCGGCCGGGAGGCCCGCTCGGTCCAGTGCCATCTGAAACCGCTCGCCCACCAATAGGGTTTGCGTCGCGTGTTTCAGCAACACTGCATTCCCAGCCATCAATGCCGGAATCACGGCGTTCACCGCCGTCAAGTAAGGATAGTTCCAAGGTGCGATGACAAACACCACACCCAGCGGCTCGCGCCTGATGTAGCGGCGAAATCCATCGATCGGGTCTGGCAGCACGGGCGCCAGCGCGGATTCGGCCATCGCAATCATTTGCCGGGCGCGATCGGCAAAACCGCGCAATTCGCCTGCGCCGTAGCGCACGGGCCGACCCATCTGCCACGCGAGCTCGGTGACAATGTCGTCCTGCATGGCGAGCATGGCGTCGACAGCCTTCAGGCACACTGCCGCGCGCTCGGCGATTGGCACCGACCGCCATAACTGCTGCGCCTGCCGCGCGGCTTGCAGCGCTAACGCTACGCTCGCGGTAGACGCGTATTCGCGCTCGGCGTAGACAGAACCATCGACAGGCGACACGATTTTGGCGGTGTGACTCATAGGCAACTCTTCAGGGCAGCAATCAGGACAGTTCGTTCAACAGCCAAAGCATCGGGTCAATAGCGCTCAAAGCCGCGCTTCAGTTCCCAGTCGGTGACGCGGCGGTCGTACTCGAACTGTTCCCATTCGGCGGTGTGGTGATAGTGCTCAACCACTTCGTCGCCGAGTGCTTGCCGCAACATGCTGGACCCGGCCAGAGCATCCGCTGCCGCGCGCAAAGTCTTTGGCACCTCCGGCAGACTGGCACCATAGTAGGCATCGCCCTCAAAAGGCGCTGGCAGTTCGAGTTGTTCATCGATCCCGGCAAGGCCCGCGGCGATCAATCCGGTGTAGGCCAGATACGGGTTCAAGTCGGCGCCACCGATTCGGCATTCGATCCGAATGCCTTTACTGCCCTCGGCGCACAGCCGAAATCCGGCCGTGCGGTTGTCGCGGCTCCAAACCGCCCGAGTCGGCGCAAACGTCCCGACCTGGAAACGCTTGTACGAGTTGATGTACGGCGCCAGAAACCAGGTGATGTCACGGGCATACTTGATCTGCCCAGCGACCCAAGACCGCATCAGTGCAGACATGCCGTATGGCGCATTGGGGTCAAAGAATTTCGAGGTCTTGCCCTCCAGGTCCCACAGCGAATTGTGGATATGACTGCTGGATCCCGCCAAGTCGTAGCGCCACTTCGCCATGAACGTAATCGCCTTGCCCTGCAGCATCGCGATTTCCTTGCAGGCATTCTTCAGGATCGCATGCCGATCTGCCATCGTCAGCGCATCGCAGTAGCGGATATTGATCTCCTCCTGTCCCGGCCCCCACTCGCCTTTCGAGTTTTCGACCGGGATCCCGGCGGCCTGCAATCCCTTGCGCATCGCGCGCATGACGCCTTCCTCGCGCGTGGTCTGCAGGATGTTGTAGTCCTCGATGTAGTGCCCGGCGGTCTTGGGGTTCGCGTAGTGTCCCTCGCGGATCGACTCGTAGCTCTCATCAAACAGATAAAACTCGAGCTCCGACGCGAACATGCCCAGGAATCCACGCTCGGTCAGCCGTGCGATCTGGCGCTTCAACATCGCGCGCGGACTGTGCGGCAAATCGGCATGGGTGTGGTGATCCAGCACATCGCAAAGCACTAACGCGGTGCCTTCCAGCCAGGGCGTCAAGCGCAGCGTCGACAAGTCCGGCTTCAGCACGAAATCGCCGTAGCCTTTGCTCCAACTCGCCGCCTGGTAACCCGGCACCGGCTCCATATCGATATCGTCAGCCAGCAAGTAATTGCAGCAATGCGTTTCTTCATACGCGCTGTCGACAAAATACTCTGCCTGAAACCGCTTGCCGACCAGCCGCCCTTGCATATCGACCATGCACGCCAACACCGTGTCGATCGTCCCTGCCGCTACTGCCTGCTTCAATGCCTCGAAGCTCAACGCTGCTGCCATTGCCCTCTCCTGGTCTGCCTGATCTCGGATTCCCGTTGCGGCGCGCGCCCCGCCTGATGCAGAACGCGCGCCCGAGCACTACGTCATGTCTAGTGTTGGCGACGCACGATCAATGCGCCGACGCGTTCTTGTCGAGCGCGAATTCCTCTTCCGGCGACAGGATCAGCTTGTGCCGACCCACAAACAGGAAGTACAGAATGCACAGCACAAACCACACCGCGACGTACACCACACCTTGGCGGTAGGCCGCGTCACCAGTGACTTGCACATACAGCGTGACGACCGAAATGATCATCGTCAGTGCCGCGCCTAGAATCCCGAACGGGCTCTTGTACGGACGCGTCATGTTGGGCCGCTTGACTCGCAACAGGATGAACGACAGCGCCTGCATGAAATACGAAAACATCGCGCCAAACACGGCCATGTTGAGCAACACGCCACCAATGATCTTGCCGCCATTTTCGGCGCCCAGGCCAAACCACAGCGCAAACATTACCGCCAACGCGACCAAGCTGCCGCCAACCATCGCCACATGCGGGGTTTTGCGCGTGCCATGGGTGACCGACAAACCGGACGGGAAGTAGCCCGCTCGGCTCAGGGAGTAAATCTGCCGACCCTTCGCGAAAATGATCGTATGGAAGCTCGCAACCAAACCGAGTACAGCGACCAACGCCAGCACGGCGGCCACATTGGAGCCCTCCCCCAGCAGCGCGCGCAAGCCATCCAGCAGTGGCTCGGCCGACGTACCGAGTTTGAATGATCCAACGCCCGCGACCGAGGCATTCAACCACAGAATCATGAACGCCGAGATGATCAGTGTGAACATGCCAGCCAGAATCCCCTTCGGCATATCACGCTTCGGATCGACCGACTCCTCAGCCGCCAGCGGCAGCTGCTCGATCGCTAGGAACAGCCACACCGCAAACGGCAGACCGGCGAGCACGCCCGCAATGCCGTTGGGCAGAAACGGCCCATTACCTTCTGGCAATTCCACGCCGCCTGGGCCAACGTTCATCGCCCAGCGGTTGAAGTCGAGGTGCCCAACCGACAGGATCCAGAACGCGACCAGACACGCCAGCGCGAGCAATGTCACCACGAGCCCAACGCGGAACGACAATTCGACCCCGACGATATTGAGCCCGACAAACAGGATGTAAAATCCGATCCACCAGAGCGGCTGCATCTCGGGTGCGGTCCCGACAATGCTGCCCATGTAGCTGCCAATGAAGAACACGATGACGGCAGGCGTCAGCACGTATTCAACATTTTCAGACAGGCCCGTCAGGAATCCACCCCAAGGCCCCATCGCGGTACGCGCGAAGGAGTAGGCGCCGCCCGTGTGCGGCAACGCCGGGGATAGTTCGGCCAGGCAGAACGTCAATCCGAGATACATCACCGAGATGATGACCGTCGCCACAAACATGCTGCCCCAGCCATTGGCCAGGCCAAAATTCCAGCCTGAGAAATGCCCGGAGATGACCGCCCCGACGCCTAGCGCCCAGAGCGACCACACCCCGGCGTATCGGCGCAAGCCACGTTTTTCGAAATAGCTCTGATCAACTTTGGTGTAGGTAACGCCCGCTGCTT
It contains:
- a CDS encoding glutamine synthetase family protein; protein product: MAAALSFEALKQAVAAGTIDTVLACMVDMQGRLVGKRFQAEYFVDSAYEETHCCNYLLADDIDMEPVPGYQAASWSKGYGDFVLKPDLSTLRLTPWLEGTALVLCDVLDHHTHADLPHSPRAMLKRQIARLTERGFLGMFASELEFYLFDESYESIREGHYANPKTAGHYIEDYNILQTTREEGVMRAMRKGLQAAGIPVENSKGEWGPGQEEINIRYCDALTMADRHAILKNACKEIAMLQGKAITFMAKWRYDLAGSSSHIHNSLWDLEGKTSKFFDPNAPYGMSALMRSWVAGQIKYARDITWFLAPYINSYKRFQVGTFAPTRAVWSRDNRTAGFRLCAEGSKGIRIECRIGGADLNPYLAYTGLIAAGLAGIDEQLELPAPFEGDAYYGASLPEVPKTLRAAADALAGSSMLRQALGDEVVEHYHHTAEWEQFEYDRRVTDWELKRGFERY
- a CDS encoding aldehyde dehydrogenase family protein, translated to MSHTAKIVSPVDGSVYAEREYASTASVALALQAARQAQQLWRSVPIAERAAVCLKAVDAMLAMQDDIVTELAWQMGRPVRYGAGELRGFADRARQMIAMAESALAPVLPDPIDGFRRYIRREPLGVVFVIAPWNYPYLTAVNAVIPALMAGNAVLLKHATQTLLVGERFQMALDRAGLPAGLFRNLLVDHDQAAAIVRSGQVHQVNFTGSVAGGRTIAQLAAEQFLGVGLELGGKDPAYVCADADLEYAVANLVDGSFFNSGQSCCGIERIYVAAPLYQQFVERFEAMTYDYVLGSPLDQATTLGPMVHARAANFVRDEVKQAIAQGARALIDPKRFAADVVGSAYLAPQVCIAVNHEMSLMREENFGPVVGIMSVTDDDEAVRLMNDSDYGLTASIWTSDLERAERIGDLIETGTVFMNRCDYLDPALAWTGVKDTGHGATLSRIGYEHLTRPKSFHLRHRV
- a CDS encoding iron-containing alcohol dehydrogenase encodes the protein MSPTSNWNYPTAVRFGAGRIKELAEQCRIHGIKQPLLVTDAGLARAPMTLAALQSLQDAGMPAALFADLKPNPIGANLEAGLAAYRQGGHDGVVAFGGGSGLDMGKLIAFMSGQTRPVWDYEDIGDWWTRANPDGIAPVIAVPTTAGTGSEVGRAGVLTDEATHTKKIIFHPKMMPKVVICDPELTVGMPPKITAGTGMDALSHCLEAYCAPGFHPMADGIAVEGMRLVAQALPRVMKDPQDLEARAFMMAAAAMGATAFQKGLGGMHALAHPIGALFDTHHGMTNATLMPYVLQFNRDAIAPRIARLAAYLELAEASFDGFLKFVLTLRETVGVPHTLRDLGLDATAAAQVAEMAVQDPSAGGNPIPLDVSATRAIFDAAWHG
- a CDS encoding amino acid permease, which produces MSEAAGVTYTKVDQSYFEKRGLRRYAGVWSLWALGVGAVISGHFSGWNFGLANGWGSMFVATVIISVMYLGLTFCLAELSPALPHTGGAYSFARTAMGPWGGFLTGLSENVEYVLTPAVIVFFIGSYMGSIVGTAPEMQPLWWIGFYILFVGLNIVGVELSFRVGLVVTLLALACLVAFWILSVGHLDFNRWAMNVGPGGVELPEGNGPFLPNGIAGVLAGLPFAVWLFLAIEQLPLAAEESVDPKRDMPKGILAGMFTLIISAFMILWLNASVAGVGSFKLGTSAEPLLDGLRALLGEGSNVAAVLALVAVLGLVASFHTIIFAKGRQIYSLSRAGYFPSGLSVTHGTRKTPHVAMVGGSLVALAVMFALWFGLGAENGGKIIGGVLLNMAVFGAMFSYFMQALSFILLRVKRPNMTRPYKSPFGILGAALTMIISVVTLYVQVTGDAAYRQGVVYVAVWFVLCILYFLFVGRHKLILSPEEEFALDKNASAH